A genomic region of Salinibacter pepae contains the following coding sequences:
- a CDS encoding TPM domain-containing protein, producing the protein MDTMIDGLDQDRIRDAVGRAEERTAGEIVPVVVPRSDDYEVAVWRGIGAATLVVLTGVLLTLQFYDGWGLGWLFAPWGVALSVLVAGTVGGVLSRYVYPLQRLLVGSDRLDEIVHRRALQAFVEEEVFDTRDRTGILLFVSLREHRIEVLGDAGINRQVEPDDWANVVARIQRGIQNNNLTDGLVEAVEMCGGLLERKGVDVRPDDENELTDSVRTPGREADDE; encoded by the coding sequence ATGGACACGATGATTGACGGCCTCGATCAGGACCGCATTCGGGACGCCGTGGGGCGCGCGGAGGAGCGGACGGCCGGTGAGATCGTGCCGGTGGTGGTGCCCCGGAGTGACGATTACGAAGTGGCCGTGTGGCGGGGGATTGGCGCGGCCACGCTGGTCGTCCTCACGGGGGTGCTGCTTACGCTTCAGTTCTACGACGGGTGGGGCCTGGGGTGGCTTTTCGCCCCGTGGGGCGTGGCGTTGTCGGTCCTCGTGGCCGGAACGGTGGGAGGCGTCCTCTCGCGATACGTCTATCCCCTGCAGCGACTGTTGGTGGGGAGCGACCGCCTCGACGAGATCGTGCATCGTCGGGCCCTGCAGGCCTTCGTGGAGGAAGAGGTGTTCGATACGCGGGACCGAACCGGCATTTTGCTCTTCGTCTCCCTCCGGGAACACCGGATCGAGGTGCTCGGCGACGCGGGCATCAACCGTCAGGTGGAGCCCGACGACTGGGCGAATGTGGTCGCCCGCATCCAGCGTGGGATTCAGAACAACAACCTAACAGACGGGCTCGTGGAGGCCGTAGAGATGTGCGGAGGCCTCCTGGAACGAAAGGGCGTGGACGTCCGGCCGGACGACGAGAATGAACTTACAGACAGCGTCCGGACGCCGGGACGAGAGGCGGACGACGAGTGA
- a CDS encoding zinc-binding dehydrogenase, with protein sequence MVASTGSETAHAYLRSLGADRIVHRRTLGEGPDRPMESGRWGGAIDAVGGDTLATLIAQLKRHGSVASFGNAGGHELHTTVLPFILRGVNLLGIDSNTCPNDRRRTAWGRLAQLLTDAHFDRIHARTISLGDIPEASRALLAGEVQGRILVDVQGNGAA encoded by the coding sequence GTGGTCGCCTCCACGGGGAGCGAGACCGCGCACGCGTACCTTCGGTCCCTGGGGGCCGACCGGATTGTGCACCGTCGCACGTTGGGGGAGGGCCCGGATCGCCCCATGGAGTCGGGCCGGTGGGGGGGGGCGATCGATGCAGTGGGGGGCGATACCCTCGCGACGCTCATCGCGCAGTTAAAACGGCACGGCAGCGTGGCCTCATTCGGGAATGCGGGGGGGCACGAACTGCACACGACGGTCCTCCCGTTTATCCTGCGGGGGGTGAACCTGCTCGGCATCGACTCGAACACCTGCCCGAACGACCGTCGTCGCACGGCCTGGGGCCGGCTCGCGCAGCTGCTCACCGACGCGCACTTCGACCGCATTCACGCCCGGACGATTTCACTGGGGGACATTCCGGAGGCCAGCCGGGCCCTCCTGGCGGGCGAGGTGCAGGGGCGAATTCTCGTCGACGTGCAGGGGAACGGGGCGGCATGA
- a CDS encoding DUF4174 domain-containing protein produces MRTLLVACIVLALPLTVMGTPADSVDFRPEHHQWEHRLLFVFAPTDSNAMRAEQETAFEGRDPGFRERDLLVLTVVGQSEGTQRAAPGAEPQRFTAAAARRLRDRFDVAPDAFRVVLVGKDGTEKRRDAEPVAARSLFDTIDAMPMRQREMREQDGGGE; encoded by the coding sequence ATGCGAACCCTCCTCGTCGCCTGCATCGTCCTAGCACTGCCCCTCACGGTCATGGGCACCCCTGCCGACTCCGTCGACTTCCGGCCCGAGCACCATCAGTGGGAGCACCGGCTGCTGTTCGTGTTTGCGCCGACCGACTCCAATGCGATGCGGGCCGAGCAGGAAACTGCGTTTGAAGGCCGCGACCCGGGATTTCGGGAGCGGGACCTTCTGGTGCTGACTGTGGTGGGCCAGAGTGAAGGCACGCAGCGGGCCGCCCCCGGAGCCGAGCCGCAGCGCTTCACGGCGGCAGCGGCCCGGCGGCTGCGCGACCGGTTCGACGTGGCGCCAGACGCGTTCCGGGTCGTGCTGGTGGGGAAGGACGGCACCGAGAAGCGCCGTGACGCAGAGCCGGTCGCCGCGCGCTCCCTCTTCGACACGATCGACGCGATGCCGATGCGCCAGCGCGAGATGCGGGAGCAGGACGGCGGGGGCGAGTAG
- a CDS encoding VOC family protein, whose translation MPADSPSSDMDAPTAVDVQLDHASVMTTDLDAAVSFYVDLIGLSLRTVEDDPVRDGRRRALLTDDHGQDVVELIEMEEMKHPSVPGRGGIHHLGFSLPSREWHSLRSRLDAADHAYEEVKGRLFVRDADGLVLEVEEA comes from the coding sequence ATGCCTGCCGACTCTCCTTCTTCCGACATGGACGCCCCGACCGCAGTGGACGTCCAGCTCGATCACGCTTCGGTCATGACGACGGACCTCGACGCGGCCGTCTCGTTCTACGTCGACCTGATCGGGCTCTCGCTGCGAACCGTAGAGGACGACCCCGTGCGGGACGGCCGGCGCCGTGCCCTGCTCACCGACGACCACGGACAAGACGTTGTGGAGCTGATCGAGATGGAAGAGATGAAGCACCCATCGGTGCCGGGCCGGGGCGGCATTCACCACCTCGGCTTCTCCCTCCCATCCCGCGAGTGGCACTCGCTTCGCTCGCGCCTCGACGCGGCCGACCATGCCTACGAGGAAGTAAAGGGCCGGCTCTTCGTGCGGGACGCCGACGGATTGGTGCTCGAAGTCGAGGAGGCATAA
- a CDS encoding NAD(P)/FAD-dependent oxidoreductase: MTVSIWQQAHQKREAAYDVIVVGGGIVGCSTAYWLGRRAPSLDVALLEARTLGAEASGRNAGFVLQGTHADYRTDVERYGKRTARRLWQFTRENRDLLAAELRGSAFSWRADGALVAAGTAEEDERLRTSLPHLRAAGAPAVHLDAEETNDRIGASSFHGSLFVTTGAAVNPLHLVQHVAAKSGADVHTQHPVEHVRWGETGAVLGTPDRHFRAPRVVFALGPALPELVPAVSSVVRSVRAQMLATAPADAVRIPVPVYSHRGGFYVRQREDRRLLVGGGRHAHRAAEETSTDATTPAVQATIERYLHTHFPWSQSLAIEHRWSGTMGFSPDGRPVVGRVPEHPEGVYATGFTGHGMGYGFRMGRLLADLVSANETPKALDLFAASRFEAPDAKQAGAAPDRSRSTDS, from the coding sequence ATGACGGTCTCCATCTGGCAGCAGGCGCACCAGAAGCGGGAAGCGGCCTACGACGTGATCGTGGTGGGCGGGGGCATCGTCGGGTGTTCGACGGCCTATTGGCTCGGCCGCCGTGCCCCATCGCTCGACGTCGCCCTGCTGGAGGCCCGGACACTCGGGGCCGAGGCGAGCGGCCGAAACGCGGGCTTTGTCCTGCAGGGCACGCACGCCGACTACCGGACCGATGTGGAGCGCTACGGCAAGCGGACGGCCCGTCGCCTGTGGCAGTTCACGCGGGAAAACCGCGACCTTCTCGCGGCGGAGTTGCGGGGAAGCGCGTTTTCGTGGCGGGCCGACGGCGCCCTCGTCGCGGCCGGTACTGCGGAGGAGGACGAGCGGTTGCGGACCAGCCTGCCCCACCTCCGCGCCGCGGGCGCCCCGGCCGTCCACCTCGACGCGGAGGAGACCAACGACCGGATTGGGGCCTCGAGCTTCCACGGCAGCCTCTTCGTCACCACGGGCGCCGCCGTGAACCCGCTGCACCTCGTCCAGCACGTGGCCGCGAAGAGCGGCGCCGACGTGCACACGCAGCACCCGGTCGAACACGTGCGCTGGGGGGAAACCGGAGCCGTGCTGGGGACCCCTGATCGGCACTTTCGGGCGCCCAGGGTGGTCTTCGCCCTCGGCCCTGCGCTGCCAGAGCTGGTTCCCGCCGTGTCGTCCGTCGTCCGGTCGGTGCGGGCGCAGATGCTGGCGACGGCCCCCGCCGATGCGGTGCGGATTCCGGTGCCGGTCTACTCCCACCGCGGCGGGTTCTACGTGCGGCAGCGAGAGGATCGGCGCCTGCTCGTCGGGGGCGGCCGGCACGCGCATCGTGCGGCCGAGGAGACGAGCACCGACGCGACGACCCCGGCGGTGCAGGCCACCATCGAGCGCTACCTCCACACCCACTTTCCGTGGAGCCAGTCACTCGCCATCGAGCACCGCTGGAGCGGGACCATGGGCTTTTCGCCGGACGGACGGCCCGTGGTGGGGCGGGTGCCAGAGCATCCGGAAGGCGTCTATGCCACCGGGTTTACGGGGCACGGCATGGGGTACGGCTTCCGGATGGGGCGCCTGCTGGCAGACTTGGTGTCGGCGAACGAGACGCCGAAAGCCCTTGATCTGTTTGCCGCCTCCCGCTTCGAGGCCCCGGACGCAAAACAGGCAGGAGCGGCCCCGGACCGATCCCGTTCTACTGATTCCTGA
- a CDS encoding sigma 54-interacting transcriptional regulator, with the protein MNHARTIAMATTLLADGRVEDVAAMVEPLLDPVTAPAASTGQILLRGLLARVEVTHRDRSGRALDLLPTAEAVSDSCTCVRADVALWRGWAHVRRSESVNEVTRGLHLLKEGRELFASICDPVGRCWALLGQATAYSALDEHGLRHRVLDDASGLLDRLQDAQAERWLQKLRRRSPSASPGHGEPPSGPSADPTTTVDGFVAESREMQAVAATIRKIQPSRSPVLITGEGGAGKRLVARTIHATSPRADGPLKHVSCAPTQAGASLEAQLFGAQTDESSHTGAVQAADGGTLVLEDVDALPPPVQSSLLDLLNGAAPPATKAADDASLDVRVLATTTADLDARVEEGRFRPALRNRLRVISLHVPPLRERRPDIPLLARHFLDRMRPEGSALVSITQPAMEALLRYNWPGNVRQLRNEIERALVHVQSEPAPTITLDMLLDAIVENARERTSPDTSPDASDAILEPDQTLNDVLSRTEKSVIERVLQACDGQVTASADVLGLTRQGLYKKMKRLGIDASAFQPTSEPTPAS; encoded by the coding sequence ATGAATCACGCACGCACCATTGCAATGGCCACCACCCTCCTCGCCGACGGGCGGGTGGAAGACGTGGCCGCGATGGTGGAGCCGCTGCTCGATCCGGTCACGGCCCCGGCCGCCAGCACGGGTCAGATTCTGCTCCGCGGGCTGTTGGCCCGTGTCGAGGTGACCCACCGTGACCGCTCGGGCCGCGCCCTTGATCTGTTGCCGACGGCCGAAGCCGTGTCGGACTCATGCACGTGTGTGCGGGCCGATGTGGCGCTCTGGCGCGGCTGGGCCCATGTGCGCCGCTCCGAATCGGTGAACGAGGTCACCCGGGGCCTGCACCTGCTGAAGGAGGGCCGCGAGCTGTTCGCATCGATCTGTGACCCTGTCGGTCGGTGCTGGGCGCTTCTGGGGCAGGCCACGGCCTACAGTGCCCTCGACGAGCACGGCCTCCGACACCGCGTGCTCGATGACGCCTCGGGCCTCCTGGACCGCCTGCAGGATGCCCAGGCGGAGCGGTGGCTCCAGAAGCTTCGTCGCCGGTCTCCGTCGGCGAGCCCCGGGCACGGCGAGCCGCCGTCGGGGCCGTCGGCAGACCCGACCACGACGGTGGACGGGTTCGTCGCGGAAAGCCGCGAGATGCAGGCCGTGGCCGCAACGATCCGAAAAATCCAACCAAGCCGGAGTCCGGTCCTCATTACGGGAGAGGGCGGCGCCGGGAAGCGCCTCGTGGCGCGCACGATCCACGCCACGAGCCCCCGAGCCGACGGGCCCCTGAAGCACGTCTCGTGTGCCCCGACGCAGGCCGGTGCGTCCCTTGAGGCGCAGCTGTTCGGGGCCCAGACGGACGAGTCGTCCCACACCGGCGCCGTGCAGGCCGCCGACGGAGGGACGCTCGTCCTTGAGGACGTCGATGCCCTCCCCCCTCCCGTGCAGTCGTCACTGCTCGATCTCCTCAACGGGGCGGCCCCTCCCGCGACGAAGGCCGCGGACGACGCGTCGTTGGACGTTCGCGTCCTCGCCACGACGACTGCCGACCTCGACGCCCGTGTGGAGGAGGGGCGCTTCCGGCCGGCGCTGCGGAATCGGCTGCGCGTGATCTCACTCCACGTCCCGCCCCTCCGTGAGCGACGCCCCGACATCCCCCTGCTCGCCCGTCACTTCCTAGACCGGATGCGCCCGGAGGGCTCGGCCCTCGTCTCCATTACGCAACCGGCGATGGAAGCCCTGCTCCGCTACAACTGGCCGGGCAACGTCCGGCAGCTCCGCAACGAGATCGAGCGCGCGCTGGTGCACGTGCAGAGCGAACCGGCCCCCACGATTACGCTCGACATGCTCCTCGATGCCATCGTCGAAAACGCGCGGGAGCGAACGTCGCCGGACACGTCGCCGGATGCCTCAGACGCAATTCTAGAGCCCGATCAGACCCTCAACGACGTGCTCTCCCGCACCGAGAAATCCGTTATCGAACGGGTGCTCCAGGCCTGTGATGGGCAGGTGACCGCCTCGGCGGACGTGCTGGGCCTAACCCGGCAGGGGCTCTACAAGAAGATGAAGCGGCTCGGCATCGACGCCTCCGCCTTCCAGCCGACCTCGGAGCCAACCCCCGCGTCCTGA
- a CDS encoding M1 family metallopeptidase — translation MRARLSALLLLLLCSPALAVAQSPSQWQQHVDYEMDIRLNPETHQVDGHQRLTYTNNSPDTLRTVYYHLYFNAFQPQSMMAERNRHLPDPDGRTVPRIFNLTPGEQGRQTVTSLTQDGTPVSYEVYDTVLRVDLAEPIPPGTSTTFVMDYRSQVPLQTRRSGRDSRGDDIDYTMTQWYPKMAEYDERGWHANYYVNREYYAPYGEFDVEITLPAEYTIGATGVLQNPDEVGHGYDIDGSGTWRPSDGLPDADTLTWHFRAEDVHNFAWSADPDYIHDKVTADGTAHHILYKPAVAEQWRPLRNNMPDLTAYFSDEYGDYPYPQMTVAQGGDGGMEYPMFTVVSSYDGPEFEEKSSYRSVLGTTVHEFAHMWFYSALGSNEADYAWMDEGFTSYATTEGMAHLAGQPANHTGARQSVVTMHKLGIAEPFSTPADWFSTNAAYGITSYPGGQMLVDMLGYVMGDAQRDQWLQRYFRERAGMHPDPFDLELFAEQESGLMLDWYFQQVTESARTVDDAIADLDQERTGDGVAVDLTLKRKGTLRLPQDVRLTLADGSTQWLNVPLASMHGHKPVPDDWIVTEPWPWVAPEKTVSVTVDRRVEKAVIDPNGETPDVNRLNNSTTLPLRTRVLRAPQPSWSHYELGVRPLAGYADDFGFGGGLQVRGQYFRGERQLRGTVTLWPEVLVSGGDDPTLLDASSPGRGFDTGSWFSGLDYELRYEHPFPPFGARATVELSAAKRLGVLENQLSLQLPLSSPLADRSERLRLSAVHQLNSSDRAFGATRPTRNRTNPWGQSHAVSARLNYTKARGGDRVSAVAELGGTLRSFDSAAFPGESFDQASRVSLTAQQTADLGALTGRANLQFGLGADGLLPHKRFVLGGRSLEAQWHNDTYRQASAAFEQPVSDAHLVGFGPAGPVAYLRAANGRLGRSGENITAGRLSLGGAPFPSVNALSPLRLSAFSGIGTTWSEGAFLSGFAAENLKADAGIGVRYSISEIPHLERWTAQSDFLQGLDVVAKFPLWASDPGRIEDSTDEFDFRWRIGIEL, via the coding sequence ATGCGCGCCCGCCTCTCTGCTCTGCTCCTGCTTCTTCTGTGCAGCCCCGCCCTGGCCGTCGCCCAGTCCCCGAGCCAGTGGCAGCAGCACGTCGACTACGAGATGGACATTCGTTTAAATCCCGAGACCCATCAGGTCGACGGCCACCAACGGCTGACCTATACCAACAACTCGCCGGACACACTCCGCACGGTCTACTACCACCTATACTTCAATGCCTTTCAGCCGCAGTCGATGATGGCGGAGCGCAACCGCCACCTCCCCGACCCGGACGGGCGTACGGTGCCGCGCATTTTCAACCTGACACCGGGCGAGCAGGGCCGGCAGACGGTGACCTCGCTCACACAGGACGGCACACCCGTCTCCTATGAGGTATACGATACGGTTCTGCGGGTGGATCTTGCCGAGCCCATACCGCCCGGCACCTCCACCACCTTCGTCATGGACTACCGCTCACAGGTGCCCCTCCAGACCCGCCGCAGCGGGCGGGACAGCCGCGGGGACGACATCGACTACACCATGACCCAGTGGTACCCCAAGATGGCGGAGTACGACGAGCGGGGCTGGCACGCCAACTACTACGTCAACCGCGAATACTACGCGCCGTACGGCGAGTTCGACGTGGAGATCACCCTTCCCGCCGAATACACAATTGGCGCCACCGGCGTTTTACAGAACCCCGACGAGGTGGGGCACGGCTACGACATTGACGGCAGCGGCACGTGGCGCCCGTCGGACGGCCTGCCAGACGCGGACACGCTCACCTGGCACTTTCGGGCCGAGGACGTGCACAACTTCGCCTGGTCGGCCGACCCCGACTACATTCACGACAAGGTGACCGCAGACGGCACCGCCCACCACATCCTCTACAAGCCCGCGGTCGCCGAGCAGTGGCGCCCGCTGCGAAACAACATGCCCGACCTCACGGCGTACTTCAGCGACGAGTACGGCGACTACCCGTACCCACAGATGACCGTGGCGCAGGGCGGAGATGGCGGCATGGAGTACCCGATGTTCACGGTCGTGAGCAGCTACGACGGCCCCGAATTTGAAGAGAAAAGCAGCTACCGGTCGGTCCTCGGCACCACGGTCCACGAGTTTGCACACATGTGGTTCTACTCCGCCCTCGGCAGCAACGAGGCCGACTACGCCTGGATGGACGAGGGCTTTACGAGCTACGCCACGACGGAGGGGATGGCCCACCTTGCCGGGCAGCCCGCGAACCACACCGGCGCCCGCCAGAGCGTCGTGACGATGCACAAGCTCGGAATTGCCGAGCCGTTTAGCACCCCGGCCGACTGGTTCTCTACCAATGCCGCCTACGGCATCACCTCGTACCCGGGGGGGCAAATGCTCGTGGACATGCTGGGCTACGTCATGGGCGACGCGCAGCGCGACCAGTGGCTGCAGCGCTACTTCCGCGAGCGGGCAGGCATGCACCCCGACCCGTTCGACCTGGAGCTGTTCGCGGAGCAGGAGAGCGGGCTCATGCTCGACTGGTATTTCCAGCAGGTGACCGAGTCGGCCCGCACCGTTGACGACGCGATCGCGGACCTCGACCAGGAGCGAACGGGCGACGGCGTGGCGGTGGACCTCACCCTGAAGCGAAAGGGCACCCTGCGCCTGCCGCAAGACGTGAGGCTCACGCTGGCCGACGGCTCCACGCAGTGGCTCAACGTGCCCCTCGCGTCGATGCACGGGCACAAGCCGGTCCCCGACGACTGGATCGTCACCGAGCCGTGGCCCTGGGTCGCGCCGGAGAAAACGGTATCGGTGACGGTGGACCGGCGGGTCGAGAAGGCGGTGATCGACCCGAACGGCGAGACGCCGGACGTGAACCGCCTCAACAACTCCACGACCCTGCCGCTGCGCACGCGCGTGCTCCGCGCCCCGCAGCCGAGCTGGTCGCACTACGAACTGGGCGTACGGCCGCTGGCCGGGTACGCCGACGACTTCGGGTTTGGGGGCGGCCTGCAGGTCCGCGGGCAGTACTTTCGGGGCGAGCGGCAACTCCGCGGCACGGTCACCCTCTGGCCCGAGGTGCTGGTTTCCGGGGGCGACGACCCGACGCTGCTGGATGCCTCCAGCCCCGGACGCGGTTTCGATACGGGATCGTGGTTTAGCGGGCTTGACTACGAGCTTCGCTACGAGCACCCATTCCCTCCGTTCGGGGCTCGCGCCACAGTTGAGCTCTCGGCCGCGAAACGCCTCGGTGTGCTCGAAAATCAACTGTCTCTCCAACTCCCTCTGTCCTCCCCCCTTGCCGACCGGTCAGAACGGCTCCGACTCTCGGCAGTGCATCAACTGAATTCGAGCGACCGGGCCTTCGGGGCAACCCGCCCGACACGGAACCGGACCAATCCCTGGGGCCAATCGCATGCCGTCTCCGCCCGGCTCAACTACACAAAAGCACGTGGAGGGGATCGGGTGTCGGCCGTTGCAGAGCTCGGGGGCACCCTTCGCTCCTTCGATAGCGCCGCGTTTCCAGGGGAATCCTTCGACCAGGCCTCCCGCGTTTCGCTGACGGCCCAGCAGACGGCGGACCTCGGTGCCCTGACGGGCCGGGCGAACCTTCAGTTCGGCCTCGGGGCCGACGGCCTGCTTCCCCACAAGCGCTTCGTCCTGGGCGGACGCTCGCTGGAGGCACAATGGCACAACGACACGTACCGGCAGGCGAGTGCGGCCTTTGAGCAGCCTGTGTCGGACGCCCATCTCGTCGGCTTCGGGCCAGCGGGGCCGGTTGCGTACCTTCGGGCCGCCAACGGGCGTCTCGGGCGCAGTGGCGAAAACATTACGGCCGGTCGCCTCTCGCTCGGCGGCGCCCCGTTCCCCAGCGTGAACGCCCTCTCGCCCCTGCGCCTGTCCGCCTTCTCGGGCATCGGCACGACATGGAGCGAGGGCGCGTTTCTCTCCGGGTTTGCCGCGGAAAATCTGAAGGCCGACGCCGGCATCGGCGTCCGCTACAGCATCTCCGAGATTCCGCACCTCGAGCGCTGGACGGCCCAGTCAGATTTCCTGCAGGGGCTCGACGTGGTGGCCAAGTTTCCGCTCTGGGCCAGCGACCCGGGCCGCATTGAGGACAGCACCGACGAATTCGACTTCCGCTGGCGGATTGGAATCGAGCTGTAG
- a CDS encoding SUF system Fe-S cluster assembly protein encodes MPGGGGGGAADIPEEKEQSEIELPETIPDHVQDTPDDDLYQRVVESLREIYDPEIPVNIYDLGLIYHLDVGEDSHVDVLMTLTAPNCPAAGVLPGQAEDAVRETEGVESVNLEMTFEPPFSPQMMSEEARLELGFM; translated from the coding sequence GTGCCCGGCGGCGGGGGCGGCGGGGCCGCCGACATTCCCGAGGAAAAAGAGCAGTCCGAAATCGAACTTCCGGAAACCATCCCGGATCACGTCCAGGACACCCCCGACGACGACCTGTACCAGCGGGTCGTGGAATCACTCCGTGAGATTTACGACCCAGAGATTCCGGTGAACATCTACGACCTTGGGCTCATCTACCACCTGGATGTGGGTGAGGACAGCCACGTGGACGTGCTGATGACCCTTACGGCGCCGAACTGCCCGGCCGCGGGCGTTCTGCCCGGCCAGGCCGAGGACGCCGTGCGCGAGACGGAAGGCGTCGAGAGCGTCAACCTCGAGATGACCTTCGAACCCCCCTTCTCTCCGCAGATGATGTCCGAAGAGGCCCGCCTCGAACTCGGCTTCATGTAA
- a CDS encoding zinc ribbon domain-containing protein — MPASSDRCDLCGTVVDDGPDPAGTAEDTEAESSEPEASPPEEAPSGPQAADGQDEPSVFCNQCGWENPPGARYCSQCGEALQDLSGASAPDGTRPVTADLPTSASAETSDEPSEPDASSSPDEEERAMGRQIAMLVGGALVLVVGLFFATQWSAQYEWGGGGEAGGAPSSSAGNEAAASGATGGTRPMQSGGTTGGDELTDLQTLLEEAGASSVGGAMAGQIDSLETAIEQASGSDRRAAQAELVNLLIGVGQPGRAAVVQNDIADATGAADAQRRAADLLYRWMQQLQGEGQRQQVLKVARHAARAYRTVVDQRPDDLDARTRMGEAYLLTNRPMRGIKAINAVLDDDSTFVPARFQKGLALLQINRLDQATTEFEQVQEFAEEGSPFTRQADQALKIIEKQRRQSSSGGASGSDAGP, encoded by the coding sequence GTGCCGGCCTCGTCCGATCGCTGCGACCTGTGCGGGACTGTCGTCGACGACGGCCCGGACCCGGCGGGCACCGCGGAAGACACGGAGGCAGAGTCGTCTGAGCCCGAGGCCAGTCCCCCCGAAGAGGCCCCGTCGGGGCCCCAAGCGGCCGATGGGCAAGACGAACCGTCTGTTTTCTGCAACCAGTGCGGGTGGGAAAATCCACCGGGGGCCCGGTACTGCAGCCAGTGTGGCGAGGCGCTTCAAGACCTTTCCGGGGCCTCCGCCCCTGACGGAACGCGGCCGGTCACGGCGGACCTCCCCACCAGCGCCTCCGCCGAGACGAGCGACGAACCTTCCGAGCCGGACGCGTCCTCCTCTCCGGATGAGGAAGAGCGGGCGATGGGGCGGCAAATTGCGATGCTCGTCGGGGGGGCCCTCGTGCTCGTGGTTGGGCTTTTCTTTGCGACGCAGTGGAGCGCGCAGTACGAGTGGGGCGGCGGGGGAGAGGCCGGCGGGGCACCGTCGAGCTCCGCCGGGAACGAGGCGGCTGCGTCCGGCGCGACCGGCGGGACCCGGCCCATGCAGTCCGGCGGGACGACTGGGGGAGACGAGCTGACGGACCTCCAGACCCTTCTCGAAGAGGCGGGCGCGTCGTCGGTCGGGGGGGCGATGGCGGGACAGATCGACTCACTGGAGACCGCGATCGAACAGGCTTCCGGGTCGGACAGGCGAGCGGCCCAGGCGGAGCTGGTCAATCTCCTGATCGGGGTGGGGCAGCCGGGCCGGGCGGCCGTGGTTCAGAACGACATCGCGGACGCCACCGGGGCCGCCGATGCCCAGCGCCGCGCCGCCGATCTCCTGTACCGCTGGATGCAGCAGCTCCAGGGAGAGGGGCAGCGGCAGCAGGTCCTGAAAGTGGCCCGGCACGCGGCGCGGGCCTACCGGACGGTCGTGGACCAGCGGCCCGACGACCTCGACGCCCGAACACGAATGGGGGAGGCGTACCTGCTGACGAACCGCCCGATGCGGGGCATCAAAGCCATCAACGCGGTGCTCGACGACGACTCGACGTTCGTTCCGGCCCGGTTCCAGAAGGGACTCGCGCTCCTGCAGATCAACCGCCTGGACCAGGCGACGACGGAGTTCGAGCAGGTCCAAGAGTTTGCCGAGGAGGGGTCCCCCTTCACGCGTCAGGCCGATCAGGCCCTCAAGATCATCGAGAAACAGCGGCGACAGTCTTCGTCTGGGGGGGCGTCCGGTTCGGACGCCGGGCCGTAG
- a CDS encoding HU family DNA-binding protein, translated as MSMTKADLIDQIADGTGLTKIETRAVVEGFMTAVRGAMKELRRIELREFGVFEVQHRAPRTGRNPQTNEPVEIEDRYKPVFRPSDKLSEAVDAAHKADEE; from the coding sequence ATGTCCATGACCAAAGCAGACCTCATCGACCAGATCGCCGACGGGACCGGCCTCACAAAAATCGAGACGCGGGCGGTCGTGGAGGGATTCATGACGGCGGTGCGCGGGGCGATGAAGGAGCTCCGGCGCATCGAACTCCGTGAGTTTGGGGTGTTTGAGGTGCAGCATCGAGCGCCCCGGACCGGGCGCAATCCCCAAACCAATGAGCCGGTCGAGATCGAAGACCGGTACAAGCCGGTGTTTCGCCCGTCGGACAAGTTGAGCGAGGCGGTGGACGCGGCGCACAAGGCCGACGAGGAGTAG